In Symmachiella dynata, the following are encoded in one genomic region:
- a CDS encoding endonuclease/exonuclease/phosphatase family protein encodes MKRQFLSAVVVLAVSFPCSLSAADFFRIGTFNIERLGSRSPGQQPIAIAEHIDLSGADVIGLQEIDVTTTVTDDTSTPYDDSRRNDALDTAFAILSQEDDVDWKYELFPNRDPNDSTQLCGVAWNAKQIIRDGAAFPIPITGSNANRIWDRRPHAVKLSYAPGKTDVVFIPVHMKSNFGSAAQGRATRKKEANALVSQLAAVSAHFGDDKDIIVGGDTNILAADEDAAEIFGNAGYRDTNSLDATTFIGSGRGAPFDRFFLSDEPEFVFARQYILQATEPVAHDEYLSDHQMALISFRVKADDD; translated from the coding sequence ATGAAGCGTCAGTTCTTATCTGCTGTTGTGGTTCTCGCTGTAAGTTTTCCTTGCTCGCTTTCCGCTGCTGACTTCTTTCGCATTGGCACGTTCAATATCGAGCGTCTAGGGTCACGATCACCGGGGCAACAGCCAATTGCCATCGCCGAGCATATCGATCTTTCGGGCGCGGACGTAATTGGACTGCAGGAAATCGACGTAACTACGACAGTAACTGATGACACGTCGACGCCCTATGACGATTCACGTCGCAACGACGCATTGGACACAGCGTTTGCGATTTTAAGTCAAGAGGACGATGTGGATTGGAAATATGAACTATTTCCCAATCGCGACCCCAACGATTCTACCCAGCTTTGCGGAGTAGCCTGGAACGCGAAACAGATTATACGCGACGGAGCAGCCTTCCCAATTCCTATCACAGGATCGAACGCGAACCGCATTTGGGATCGGCGACCACATGCCGTGAAGCTCTCTTACGCCCCGGGCAAGACAGATGTTGTCTTCATTCCAGTTCACATGAAATCGAATTTTGGTAGCGCAGCCCAGGGACGAGCGACTCGCAAGAAAGAAGCCAATGCACTCGTTAGCCAATTGGCTGCCGTATCAGCACATTTTGGTGATGACAAGGACATCATCGTCGGTGGCGACACGAACATTTTGGCTGCGGACGAAGACGCTGCGGAAATTTTCGGTAATGCAGGGTACCGAGATACTAACAGCCTCGATGCCACGACTTTCATTGGCTCGGGCCGGGGCGCGCCTTTCGATAGGTTTTTTCTTTCGGACGAGCCTGAGTTTGTCTTTGCTCGACAGTACATTCTGCAGGCGACAGAGCCAGTTGCTCATGATGAGTACCTGTCTGACCACCAAATGGCACTGATCTCGTTTCGAGTAAAAGCGGACGATGATTGA
- a CDS encoding type I restriction-modification enzyme R subunit C-terminal domain-containing protein, whose product MTPEEKARKHIDHQLAQCGWIVQHRDEMNIMAGLGVAVREFPLKTGFADYLLYVDGRVAGVVEAKPEGHTLSGVEVQSAKYNAGLPDNLPHYHLPLPFAYESTGKLTQFTNSLEPYARSRDLFTFHQPAELQRLVELEGQLRGNLREMPVLNTEGLWKLKIETLTNLEKSLAENRPRSLIQMATGSGKTLTAVVASYRLIKFAKANRILFLVDRNNLGKQTLNEYQQYVSPYNGYKFTEEFNVQHLRKNLIDPASKVCITTIQRLYSMLSGEDEYLEENEESSLFESEPSTLLKEPLPVVYNERIPIEMFDVIIIDECHRSIYNIWRQVLDYFDAFLIGLTATPTAQTIGFFGGNLVQEFTHEKAVAAGINVGYDVYRIETQITSAGATLSSQPDVFVPHRDRRTKQTKFRELDNDLTYTANQLDRDIVALDQIRLVIKTFKEKLFTEIFPGRTEVPKTLVFAKTDLHAEDIVKIIREEFGKGNDFCQKITSKTTGKKPEDLLAEFRNAYNPRIAVTVDMIATGTDVKPLECLLFMRNIKSAGYFEQMKGRGCRIIDSDSLQSVTPDAKHKTHFVIVDAVGVCEQDKTASKPLDRKPSVSLDKILAAVAAGVVDADVVSTLSARLARLEQELDDDQQAAITQAAGGVELGTLAGNLLTSIDPDVVLQSAVETFDIPDGEEPTAEQTQQAEQDCMKQAVKPFHDPKLRDAILNTRRALDQVIDEQTRDVLIDAKFDAVALEKARSLVTTFRQFIEDHKEEIEALQILYSRPYRAGLRYGQVKELAQAIQQPPLSANAERLWQAFRAVEPERVPGLGGKQLVDVIALVRHALDPQQLLVPIGTTVEQRYQDWLAEQSAAGATFTAEQRQWLDAIKDHIAGSLSIEEEDFGDVPFNQLGGLGHAYELFGDRLSEILEELNARLAA is encoded by the coding sequence GTGACGCCCGAAGAGAAAGCTCGGAAACATATTGACCACCAGTTGGCGCAATGCGGCTGGATTGTGCAGCACCGTGATGAAATGAACATCATGGCGGGGCTCGGCGTGGCCGTGCGCGAGTTTCCGTTGAAAACCGGATTCGCCGACTATCTACTGTATGTCGATGGCCGAGTCGCTGGCGTCGTCGAAGCCAAGCCAGAAGGACATACGCTGAGCGGTGTGGAAGTCCAATCGGCGAAATATAACGCCGGCTTGCCGGACAATCTCCCACACTACCACCTGCCGCTGCCTTTTGCTTATGAATCCACCGGCAAGCTCACGCAATTCACCAATTCGCTGGAACCTTACGCGCGTAGTCGGGACTTGTTCACATTTCATCAGCCAGCGGAACTGCAGAGACTCGTGGAACTTGAGGGGCAACTGCGGGGCAATCTTCGCGAAATGCCTGTGCTCAATACCGAAGGGCTGTGGAAACTCAAAATCGAGACGTTGACGAACCTGGAAAAGTCGCTCGCTGAGAATCGTCCGCGGTCTTTGATTCAGATGGCGACCGGTAGCGGGAAAACATTAACGGCCGTCGTCGCATCCTATCGACTCATCAAATTTGCCAAAGCGAATCGCATTTTGTTTCTGGTGGATCGCAATAACCTCGGTAAGCAGACACTCAATGAATACCAACAGTACGTCAGCCCATACAACGGTTACAAATTCACCGAGGAATTCAATGTCCAGCACCTTCGTAAGAATCTGATTGACCCGGCCAGCAAGGTTTGCATCACCACGATTCAACGGTTGTATTCCATGCTGAGTGGCGAAGATGAATACCTTGAGGAGAATGAAGAGTCGTCGCTGTTTGAATCGGAACCGTCGACGCTGCTGAAGGAACCGTTGCCAGTTGTTTACAACGAGCGGATTCCCATCGAAATGTTCGATGTGATCATTATCGATGAATGCCACCGCTCGATTTACAATATATGGCGGCAGGTGTTGGATTACTTCGATGCCTTTCTGATCGGCCTGACCGCCACACCGACGGCGCAGACGATTGGATTCTTCGGCGGCAATCTCGTGCAGGAATTTACGCATGAAAAAGCGGTTGCTGCCGGCATCAATGTGGGTTACGACGTCTATCGTATTGAAACACAGATTACCTCTGCGGGCGCGACGTTGAGCAGCCAGCCGGATGTCTTTGTTCCGCATCGCGACCGGCGGACGAAGCAGACGAAGTTTCGCGAGCTCGACAACGATCTGACCTACACCGCCAATCAACTCGATCGCGATATCGTCGCCTTGGATCAGATTCGGTTGGTGATCAAGACCTTCAAAGAGAAACTGTTCACCGAGATTTTTCCCGGACGGACGGAAGTCCCCAAAACGCTTGTCTTTGCCAAAACCGATCTGCATGCCGAGGACATCGTCAAGATTATCCGCGAGGAATTTGGCAAAGGAAACGACTTCTGCCAGAAGATCACGTCCAAGACCACCGGCAAGAAACCGGAGGACCTGCTGGCTGAGTTCCGTAACGCTTACAATCCCCGTATTGCTGTCACCGTCGACATGATCGCCACCGGCACCGATGTGAAGCCGTTGGAGTGTTTGCTGTTTATGCGGAACATCAAATCGGCGGGCTATTTCGAGCAGATGAAAGGCCGCGGCTGTCGGATTATTGATTCCGACTCGTTGCAAAGCGTGACGCCTGATGCTAAACACAAAACGCATTTCGTGATTGTCGATGCCGTGGGCGTTTGTGAACAGGACAAAACCGCCTCCAAGCCGCTCGATCGCAAACCGTCGGTCTCGTTGGATAAGATCCTCGCTGCGGTCGCTGCCGGTGTCGTCGATGCCGATGTGGTCTCTACGCTGTCTGCTCGTTTGGCGCGGTTGGAACAGGAATTGGACGATGACCAACAGGCAGCGATCACGCAAGCGGCCGGCGGCGTGGAATTGGGGACGCTGGCCGGCAACTTGCTGACGAGTATCGATCCCGATGTCGTCTTGCAGTCCGCTGTCGAGACGTTCGACATTCCTGACGGCGAAGAACCGACGGCGGAGCAGACACAACAGGCGGAGCAGGACTGCATGAAGCAGGCAGTCAAGCCGTTTCATGATCCCAAATTGCGGGACGCGATCTTGAACACCCGGCGAGCGCTGGATCAGGTGATTGATGAACAGACGCGGGATGTGTTGATTGACGCTAAGTTCGATGCGGTGGCGCTGGAGAAGGCGCGGTCGTTGGTGACAACATTTCGGCAGTTTATTGAGGATCATAAAGAGGAGATCGAGGCGTTGCAGATTTTGTATTCCCGTCCTTATCGGGCCGGGTTGCGGTATGGCCAGGTAAAGGAACTGGCCCAGGCGATACAGCAGCCACCGCTCTCAGCCAATGCCGAGCGGTTGTGGCAGGCGTTTCGGGCCGTTGAGCCGGAGCGGGTGCCGGGGCTGGGGGGCAAGCAGTTGGTCGACGTGATTGCCCTGGTGCGGCACGCGCTCGATCCGCAGCAACTGCTGGTCCCGATCGGCACGACTGTCGAGCAGCGGTATCAGGACTGGCTGGCCGAACAGTCCGCCGCCGGGGCAACGTTCACGGCGGAACAGCGGCAATGGCTCGACGCAATCAAGGACCACATCGCCGGCAGCCTGAGCATCGAGGAAGAGGATTTCGGCGACGTGCCGTTCAACCAACTGGGCGGCCTGGGCCACGCATACGAACTGTTTGGCGACCGACTGAGCGAGATTCTTGAGGAATTGAACGCGAGGTTGGCGGCATGA
- a CDS encoding restriction endonuclease subunit S, translated as MSGTKGLPKGWVWAQLDEVANVNPPKSSPNVTADELFNFVPMRAVIEEFGGIDVSMTRPFSEVQRGYTQFQTGDILSAKITPCMENGKIAVVPPLRQSVAYGSTEFHVLRPHNGIEPRWIAHYLFQSNFRRNAQRNMSGSAGQLRVPKPWLKLQRIPVAPPNEQRRIVAKLEELFSDLDAGVAALERARANLKRYRAAVLKAAVEGKLTAAWREQQPDVEPASELLKRILVERRQKWEADQLAKYEAKGKKPPKGWKAKYKEPAAPDTAGLPELPDGWCWVTLPQVGLIDRGRSRNRPRNAKHLYGGPYPFIQTGEVRRSNTFIKEFEKTYSESGLAQSRLWPKGTLCITIAANIAETAILDFDGCFPDSVVGFVGDANQVSVRYLEIYLRTMQKRLEILAPATAQKNLNLETLNAVAVAFPPLKEQFQIVEEVDLRLSIVDSIESEVDKHLVRSSRLRQSVLKRAFQGNLVRQDTADKPAAAFVGQG; from the coding sequence ATGAGTGGTACGAAAGGATTGCCAAAGGGGTGGGTATGGGCACAATTGGATGAAGTCGCCAACGTAAACCCACCGAAATCATCGCCAAATGTGACAGCAGACGAATTATTCAATTTCGTGCCAATGCGGGCTGTAATTGAAGAATTTGGTGGCATCGATGTTTCGATGACTCGTCCATTTTCTGAAGTTCAGCGCGGATACACCCAATTCCAAACAGGAGACATCCTGTCAGCAAAAATCACGCCATGCATGGAAAACGGAAAGATTGCTGTAGTTCCTCCCCTACGCCAGTCAGTTGCGTATGGCTCTACCGAATTTCATGTTCTACGACCGCACAACGGAATTGAACCACGTTGGATCGCCCATTACCTCTTTCAAAGCAATTTTCGACGCAATGCCCAACGAAATATGTCTGGAAGTGCTGGACAACTTCGCGTTCCCAAGCCATGGTTAAAATTGCAGCGAATCCCCGTTGCACCGCCAAACGAACAGCGCCGCATCGTCGCGAAGCTCGAAGAACTCTTTTCCGATTTGGATGCGGGGGTGGCGGCTTTGGAGCGGGCTCGGGCGAATTTGAAGCGGTACCGGGCGGCGGTGCTCAAAGCGGCGGTCGAGGGAAAACTGACCGCCGCCTGGCGCGAACAACAACCCGACGTCGAACCGGCATCGGAATTGCTGAAGCGTATTCTCGTCGAGCGGCGACAGAAATGGGAAGCGGACCAACTGGCCAAGTATGAAGCGAAAGGTAAGAAACCGCCGAAGGGGTGGAAGGCGAAATACAAGGAACCGGCGGCACCGGATACGGCGGGGTTGCCGGAACTGCCGGACGGGTGGTGTTGGGTTACACTCCCACAGGTAGGATTGATTGACCGCGGTCGGTCACGTAACCGACCCCGAAATGCTAAACATCTCTACGGCGGCCCGTATCCGTTTATCCAAACGGGCGAAGTTCGCCGGTCGAATACGTTTATCAAAGAATTCGAGAAAACATACAGTGAGTCTGGGTTGGCTCAAAGTCGATTGTGGCCAAAAGGAACACTATGCATCACGATAGCTGCAAATATTGCAGAAACCGCAATTCTCGATTTTGATGGCTGCTTCCCTGACAGTGTTGTGGGGTTTGTTGGCGATGCCAATCAAGTATCTGTTCGATATTTGGAGATTTACCTTCGGACAATGCAGAAACGCCTGGAAATCCTCGCGCCAGCCACAGCCCAGAAAAACCTTAATCTTGAGACCCTTAATGCTGTGGCTGTCGCATTTCCGCCTTTGAAGGAACAATTCCAAATCGTTGAGGAAGTTGATCTCCGGTTATCAATTGTTGATTCCATCGAGAGCGAAGTCGACAAACATCTTGTGAGATCCAGTCGCCTCCGTCAAAGTGTCCTAAAAAGAGCTTTCCAAGGTAATCTAGTGCGCCAGGATACGGCTGACAAACCCGCAGCCGCATTTGTGGGACAAGGATAG
- a CDS encoding IS5 family transposase translates to MTTSRAKYDTDLTDEQWQIIRKQFPAASNRGRPQTICRREIINAILYINRTGGAWRLLPHDFPKWRTVYILFWRWRNDGTWERIHDALRKQVRKAAGKKPTPTAAVIDSQTVKTTDVGGENRGYDAGKKISGRKRHIVVDTLGMVLAVVVHAADEQDQHGGLLVLYRVWEKMKGIKVVFADSAYRRNGVPDWVKLTLGWTVQTVLRPVGVKGFVVLPKRWIVERTFAWLGKCRRLSKDYERTVESSEAMVHISMLQLMSRRLVEARIGF, encoded by the coding sequence ATGACAACGAGTCGCGCGAAGTATGACACGGATCTCACCGACGAACAATGGCAAATCATTCGAAAGCAATTCCCCGCAGCCAGCAATCGCGGACGGCCGCAAACCATCTGTCGGCGGGAAATCATCAATGCGATTCTGTACATCAATCGCACTGGCGGCGCGTGGCGTTTGTTGCCGCACGACTTTCCGAAATGGCGCACGGTTTACATCCTGTTTTGGCGATGGCGAAATGACGGAACCTGGGAACGGATTCACGATGCGTTGCGAAAACAAGTCCGCAAAGCTGCCGGCAAAAAGCCTACGCCGACGGCTGCGGTCATCGATAGCCAAACGGTCAAGACGACCGACGTCGGTGGTGAAAACCGCGGTTATGATGCAGGGAAAAAGATCTCCGGCCGCAAGCGTCACATTGTGGTCGACACGTTAGGCATGGTGCTGGCGGTCGTCGTGCACGCTGCCGATGAGCAGGATCAGCACGGCGGTTTATTGGTGCTGTATCGCGTGTGGGAAAAAATGAAAGGGATCAAAGTCGTCTTCGCCGATTCGGCATATCGCCGCAACGGCGTTCCGGATTGGGTGAAGTTAACGCTGGGTTGGACGGTGCAAACCGTGCTGCGTCCGGTGGGCGTGAAAGGGTTTGTGGTGTTACCCAAGCGCTGGATCGTGGAGCGGACGTTTGCCTGGTTGGGAAAGTGCCGACGGTTAAGTAAGGATTATGAACGGACGGTCGAGTCAAGCGAAGCAATGGTGCACATCAGCATGCTGCAACTGATGTCACGGCGGTTGGTGGAGGCGAGGATTGGATTTTGA